The sequence AACAAGAAATCGGCGATCGCAGTGGCGAAGCCAAATCTTTGAACAATCTGGGCCTTGCCTACGAGTCCCTAGGACAGTACCAACCAGCCATCGAGTTCTACCAGCAATCCTTAGCGATCGAAAAAGAAATCGGCGATCGCGGTGGCCAAGCCAATTCTTTGATAGGTCTGGGCTTAGCCTACCAATCCCTAGGACAGTACCAACGAGCCATCGAGTACCACCAGCAATCTTTAGCTATCAAACAAGAAATCGGCGATCGCGGTGGCCAAGCCAATTCTTTGATAGGTCTGGGCTTAGCCTACAAATCCCTAGGACAGTACCAACGAGCCATCGAGTACTACCAGCAATCTTTAGCGATCGAAAAAGAAATCGGCGATCGCCATGGGGAAGCCAGAACGTTACAAAACTTAGCCCATGCCTACCATCTTACAGGTAGAGTTCAAGAAGGATTTGCTGCCAGTCACCAGGCCAATCAAATTTATATGGAACTTGGACTCCCTATCGAAGCTTTGCTTATCCCCAAATGGATAAAATCCATCGCTAAATTCGCCCAACGGGGTCGATCGCAATTCATCCTGTGCTTCATCGCTGGCGTTTTTGCCTTTCCCTTTGCCCTTATCGCCCTCATTTGCCTCATTCTCTGGCGCATTCTTCGTAGCAGAGTCCGGAGACTGTTGAAGATTTTGCCCAATAATCGTTAACAAAATAGGAACAAAACCAAGCAATAAAACATTCTATACCAGTTTTTCGGTTTTAAAAATTCTATTCTTAAATCAATATTTTTATACTCTAGCAACCAAATTCCGCAACCATCGCCCTCGATCGCTCCTTCAAACCAAGAGCCTCGCCATTGCTTCTAGAAAAAGATAACAAAAATAATTTAATGGCACTTTCCCATCCCCACCTTTTAGAAAATATCCCGCACCGCCATTTGCGCCTCCCAACGCAAATAAGAAGCGCGGCGGAACATCTCTTGACCCGCGTGGAGATAGCTTTCGTCGTAGTTGAGGGTAAACCATTCCAACTCCTCAATGCCATCGCCAATTTGATTGATACAGTAGTACAAATGTGCCGCTGCTTTCGCCACGGGGGAAGGATTGGGCATGGAACGAAACTCTTGCTGTGCCTGCCGCCAACAGGAACGACACTGTTCGATGTACTCTTGAAACTCCTCCATCAACGCATCGTCAAACGGGTCTGCTGCCAGTTCGTCTACTTGGTTGTCTAGCGTCGTGAGAATGTGGTTCAGTAGCCGATTCACCGGTTTGTATACCTGCTGCAACCACTGGTGTAGCTGCATGTCGATGTCTTGACCGGCGGTGGCTTGGGTATGCTGGGAAGCACTGGTGCGTTGGCGGCGGTTTTGCTGGCGCGCGCGTTGTTGGGAAGCTGTCGCCTTGCGTTTGGCTTGGCGTTTGGCATCGTACTGTTTGCGCTTTTGTGGGTCGCTGAGAACCTCGTAGGCGGCGTTAATCCGAACAATGGCATCGTGGTCTCCCTGGGAAGAGTTGCTATCGGGATGGTATTGTTTCACCAAAATCCGATAGGCTTGCTTGATTTCGGCATAGGTCGCCTGGGGAGATACGTTTAAGGTGGCATAGTAATTTATTTTTACCATGACTTTATTTTTTTAGACACTCCTTGCTACAATATAGAATACACATGCCGATGTAGCTCAGTGGTAGAGCAGCCGATTCGTAATCGGCAGGTCGTGGGTTCAAATCCCATCGTCGGCTCTTTTTTCTGGGAGTTTTTGGCAAGTTGGGTTTGCGAAATACCTGGTTGGTGAGGTATTCTTAGAATATATTCCCAAAATTTGTTCCATCAATCCAGGATCGATTTCCACAGGCAGCAAGCGCTTCCTCCACGGGAATCGTGCTACAAAAAAACCCAGGCTCTTGGTCTGGGTAGGGTGTCTATTTTCGTTCCTTTGCCACGCAAGAACAATATTCTCTCGCGACTCCAGGACTTTTTGTTTCTGGAGTTATTGCAATTGCAAATCTTTCCTACCAAGTTCCCTTCTTCGTGGAACCGCGATGCCAGGTTGGTTTGTGGGAACGATAAAAATAACCGGATTCGGGTAGGAAAAGGTCGCTAATTAGTGGATAAAAGTTCGTTTAGGTCGAAGGTGGTTTTTGATTTGTTTTTGTCTGGGCTAGCTGTTTTCGCCAATAGTTCCTAGCCTGGGAAGGTTGTTGAGAGTTGAGGAAATGGATGCGCGCAGACAGTTACAGTTGATGCTGGAAAGCGATCGCAATTTTCATAAGATTGCATCGATTCGTTCCGTTCCCTTGCGAACCGATGCCAACCATCTAGAGCGCCGGCAGCACCAGCGGGGCATCAACAATAGTATGATAGCAGTCGCTTTGCTGTACGGGCAACAGCAGTTTAGCCACGGGGCGCTCATTTTTACCATCACCGACCGGATTTTGCGAGGCACCCCTTATTCCAAACTGCTGGATTGGCTGCGGGGATTGCGGGTGGTTTGCTTGCAGGGTCCGCCGGATGCCAAAGTCCTCACGGCTTACTGGCATAAAAAGACCAAAAGTCGGGTTAGACGTTAAGAAAAACAAGCGATCGCTGCGGAAATGGATGTAATTTTACTGGTAGCGATCGCTTTTCGTTTGTGTAGGGGGCAATTCCTTTTGGTCGTGCTTTTGCAACCAATCCTTACCCAACTGAATAGTAATATCCGACTGCAAATTTCCCGTACTCTCAATGCGAACCTCACCAAAACCCAAACGGCGGCGCAAGGCTCTAGCAGTTTCCACATCCCCCTGCTGGGCAACAATGCGAGTTGTGGGTAGGGGTTGCGGCCAGGGTCGGTCCAAAAAGGTATTGCGATAGCCTTCTTCAACCAAGCTATCAATCAAATCGTAAGCCGCTTCCCGACTTTCCGTACTGTTTTGAACCGCCACGCGCACTTGCGAAGGTGTTTTCACCTCATAGCCATCTTCCACCCAACCTATATCAAAGTATTCCGCCATCATGGTGTCAATTTCTTGGTAGTTGGGCAGCCAATAACTCACATTGTTGTATTCTTCGATATCATTAAACCGACCGGGGAGCATCAGCATTTGCAAATCATCCTTTTGGTGGTCCAAAGCAAACCCCACCAAAGCCACCAACTCTTCCACGCTGAGGTTGGTATCGATATGGTCTTGAATGACTGACAGAATTTTGGGCAACCGGGTCACCGTAGACGGTTTCAGGGTTTGTTGCACCATAGCCCGCATCATCATCTGCTGGCGTTGAATGCGACCGATATCCCCCAACCCATCGTGGCGGTAGCGCAAAAATTGCAAAGCCTCATCGCCGTTGAGGTGCTGTTCTCCTTTTTCCAAATCGATGTATAAATGCTGGGAGTCATCTTGATACTCCATATCCTTAGGCACGTAAACCGTTACCCCACCCAAGGTATCGATGAGCTTTTCCACGCCTTGTACGTTCACCCGCACGTAGCGATCGATGGTAATGCCCCCCAACAGTTCGCTGATGGATTTGGCAGCCAGGGAAGGACCGCCGTAGTAGTTGGCTTCGTTGAGTTTGGTGGTTCCCACCCCTTCCACAAAAGCGCGGGTATCCCGGGGAATGTTCAGTAAGACCAACCGCTCTTCATGGGGGTCAAACCGCACCAGCAGCATCACATCCGCCAATCCATCCAAAGAATTCACCAAAGCATGGTATCCCAAATCTTTTTTGGGTTTGCGGCTGAGATCGGAAGTAAGCACTTTGGTACCCATCACCAAAATATTTACCGGTCGGGTGAGCTCGGGTAAATTGAGATTGGTTTTGGTTAAATCATCCTGGGCAAAAACGGAGGCTTCTTCTGGGGTCAGCTGGCTGCGCATGAGCGGGGTACTGGATAGGGAAACAGCCAGCCAAGCGCCAGCAGTAGCCGACAGCATGGCCACGCTGCTCATGCCCAAACCGAGCCATATCCAGGTAAAACGGCGTTTTTTCGATTTTTTACGGATTTTCTGCGGTTGGTAAGGTTTGCGATTGAGGTGGGTGGACTGGGATTGATTGTTGGTGGTCACTGGTTTCCTCACACACACACTTGTTGAACGCAACGAGCTTTACGTTGGCACCAAAAATGCCAAAGCGGCCTCGCGTTCCTATTTTAGGGGAGACGATCGCTAATTTTACTAACGCCTGGCAACCAAAGTGGGATTTTTTTCCACAAACGCACCATTAACCCCAAATTTACCAGAAAATAGGTACTGGTCAGGACACTACTGGCAATTAAAAATGGCAGTTGCAGGGTTGCGCTACTGCCAGCACTGGTTTCCAGGAGAATATGCCCCCCCAGCCACAATCCCGCCAGGGTTACAGCCAGGCGGCTGGCAGCCAGTTCGGCGGCATCGCTGTTTTCCCGGCGGCGGTACAAAGTCCACAGAGCGGGGAAGACTCCCACAATGGGAATCAGGTAGAGAAACATGCGTTGGCGTTGGAAGTGCTGGTTTGCCGGTGCCATATCCGTTGCTATCTTTTCTGCAGTGGTGGTGATGTCATGAATGCTTTACTCGGTGGCGGTTTGAGTCCACCAAGCAACGGCATAATCTTGGGCAGGGTCGTTGGCTTGGTTTTCGTAGGCGATGCGGAGTTTGTAGCGACCGGTTTCGGGGATGGGGAAAAAGATGTGTTCCACACTATCTTCCGCACTCACGGAAGACCAAACGCTCTCGTCGGGGTTGTTGCTGCCAGCAGGCATCAGGTATAAGTTTAAATCATTCAAACCGCGATCGCGAAATTGCTCGCCTATATCGTAGCGTCCATTGTTATTTTTATCTTGCAGCACCACCTTACGATTCCAAGCGATGGTAGCCGAAACGTAGCTCCCTGCCGCCAAAGGCTGGCTGATGGTATATTCTCGATAGTTAGGCTGAGCTGCCCCTTCTGCATGTACTCGATTGTAATCCCAACCCCGAGCCGGTACAGGGGCATCGGGGGCAAACTGCCCCGGTTGAAATTGTTGCACGGCGCGATAGGCATTGAGATGGCCGGTTCCCATTTGCCCGTGTAGGGGAATGCGCCGGTTTTCATAGGCATCTGATTGCAGCCAATTTTGGTTGTTTTTATCCCAAATCGTGCGGGTCATGCCCAAATAATTGCCGTTGGTGTCTTCCATTTTATCGGCAGAATTCAGCAACACCGCCTTCATCACTTCCTGGTGGCGGGCATCCAAACTCCAGTGGGGGCGAGAAGCAGCAATTTGGCGATCGCCGTATTCTTGTAACAATGCTACCGTAGCAGTAACGTGGGGAGCGGCAAAACTGGTACCGGTATCCCGACGAACTTCACCGTTGGGTTCCACCAGGGGGACGTTGCGACCAGGAGCCAGCAAATGGATGGAACGACGGTCTCCCACATTACTTTCCACCCCTTCCAAGCGGCTTCTGAATCCCGGGAAAACGCTGCCCAAATTGGCCACATCCACCCGATTGTAAATCCCCTCATCGCCCTGGCTAGAAAACGCCACATTGATGCCATTGTAATTATCCGTGGGAATGGGAATGCCGCCGCTGCCTTGGTTGCCTGCCACGGAATAAACCACATTTTCCTGTGCCGCCAGCCAATCCACGCAGAGGGTCAGGGGGGCATTGCCATCCAAAACAGCCTCGGAGCGAGGATCGAGCGCCAGGGGTTCTCCAAAACTAAAATTGGTAGCGCGTACGTCGCCACTATTTTGCAGGGCAATATGTTGGGTACTCAGGCATTCGTAGGCTTGCCGGTCTTGGCTGTAGTCTCCTGCCACCGCCGTAGCATACAAACGCGCCTGCGGTGCCACCCCAGGTACGGCTTTATGTTGGGAAATCATGACCCCAGCCACG comes from Geitlerinema sp. PCC 9228 and encodes:
- a CDS encoding S8 family serine peptidase; this encodes MGAIAFPSLAYSYLTSSVGETGIDALRLHGDPYNLKGRKIAIGQVEIGRPGRFGMDKEIPANAAVAPKGIFLRNAPAKVNGDLDMHAHNVAGVMISQHKAVPGVAPQARLYATAVAGDYSQDRQAYECLSTQHIALQNSGDVRATNFSFGEPLALDPRSEAVLDGNAPLTLCVDWLAAQENVVYSVAGNQGSGGIPIPTDNYNGINVAFSSQGDEGIYNRVDVANLGSVFPGFRSRLEGVESNVGDRRSIHLLAPGRNVPLVEPNGEVRRDTGTSFAAPHVTATVALLQEYGDRQIAASRPHWSLDARHQEVMKAVLLNSADKMEDTNGNYLGMTRTIWDKNNQNWLQSDAYENRRIPLHGQMGTGHLNAYRAVQQFQPGQFAPDAPVPARGWDYNRVHAEGAAQPNYREYTISQPLAAGSYVSATIAWNRKVVLQDKNNNGRYDIGEQFRDRGLNDLNLYLMPAGSNNPDESVWSSVSAEDSVEHIFFPIPETGRYKLRIAYENQANDPAQDYAVAWWTQTATE
- a CDS encoding tetratricopeptide repeat protein — protein: QEIGDRSGEAKSLNNLGLAYESLGQYQPAIEFYQQSLAIEKEIGDRGGQANSLIGLGLAYQSLGQYQRAIEYHQQSLAIKQEIGDRGGQANSLIGLGLAYKSLGQYQRAIEYYQQSLAIEKEIGDRHGEARTLQNLAHAYHLTGRVQEGFAASHQANQIYMELGLPIEALLIPKWIKSIAKFAQRGRSQFILCFIAGVFAFPFALIALICLILWRILRSRVRRLLKILPNNR
- a CDS encoding LCP family protein, coding for MSSVAMLSATAGAWLAVSLSSTPLMRSQLTPEEASVFAQDDLTKTNLNLPELTRPVNILVMGTKVLTSDLSRKPKKDLGYHALVNSLDGLADVMLLVRFDPHEERLVLLNIPRDTRAFVEGVGTTKLNEANYYGGPSLAAKSISELLGGITIDRYVRVNVQGVEKLIDTLGGVTVYVPKDMEYQDDSQHLYIDLEKGEQHLNGDEALQFLRYRHDGLGDIGRIQRQQMMMRAMVQQTLKPSTVTRLPKILSVIQDHIDTNLSVEELVALVGFALDHQKDDLQMLMLPGRFNDIEEYNNVSYWLPNYQEIDTMMAEYFDIGWVEDGYEVKTPSQVRVAVQNSTESREAAYDLIDSLVEEGYRNTFLDRPWPQPLPTTRIVAQQGDVETARALRRRLGFGEVRIESTGNLQSDITIQLGKDWLQKHDQKELPPTQTKSDRYQ
- a CDS encoding J domain-containing protein → MVKINYYATLNVSPQATYAEIKQAYRILVKQYHPDSNSSQGDHDAIVRINAAYEVLSDPQKRKQYDAKRQAKRKATASQQRARQQNRRQRTSASQHTQATAGQDIDMQLHQWLQQVYKPVNRLLNHILTTLDNQVDELAADPFDDALMEEFQEYIEQCRSCWRQAQQEFRSMPNPSPVAKAAAHLYYCINQIGDGIEELEWFTLNYDESYLHAGQEMFRRASYLRWEAQMAVRDIF